A section of the Amycolatopsis sp. AA4 genome encodes:
- a CDS encoding TetR/AcrR family transcriptional regulator, producing the protein MTQIANADTRTRLLDAAAKQVAATPGEDISLRAICAEAGVKMPTLYHFFGSKQGLLDAVVERGFDLYLAEKGAREPSGDPIQDLRDGWDAHVAFGIANPGFYTLMYGQVHPGHAPAAQERPSAMLRALTQAAADQGRLAVPPEQAAAHILVANIGVTLRQIILAEEDRPLSVAVREGAIAAITGTGPAADSRHAEIHRVLEHAAANPEILGAAETQLLAKWLRRLAESG; encoded by the coding sequence GTGACACAGATTGCGAACGCTGATACCCGGACCCGGCTCCTGGACGCGGCTGCGAAGCAGGTCGCCGCGACGCCGGGCGAGGACATCTCGCTGCGCGCGATCTGCGCCGAAGCCGGGGTGAAAATGCCGACGCTGTACCACTTCTTCGGCAGCAAACAGGGCCTGCTGGACGCGGTCGTCGAGCGCGGTTTCGACCTGTATCTGGCGGAAAAAGGCGCCCGCGAGCCGTCCGGCGACCCGATCCAGGACCTGCGCGACGGCTGGGACGCCCACGTCGCCTTCGGGATCGCGAACCCCGGCTTCTACACGCTCATGTACGGCCAGGTCCACCCCGGCCACGCGCCCGCGGCGCAGGAGCGGCCCAGCGCGATGCTGCGCGCGCTGACGCAAGCCGCCGCCGACCAGGGGCGGCTGGCCGTCCCCCCGGAGCAGGCGGCCGCGCACATCCTGGTGGCGAACATCGGCGTCACGTTGCGGCAGATCATCCTCGCCGAGGAGGACCGGCCGCTGTCGGTCGCGGTGCGGGAGGGCGCGATCGCCGCGATCACCGGCACCGGGCCGGCCGCGGACAGCAGGCACGCCGAGATCCACCGGGTGCTGGAACACGCCGCCGCGAACCCGGAAATCCTGGGGGCCGCGGAGACGCAGCTGCTGGCGAAATGGCTGCGGAGACTGGCGGAATCAGGCTGA
- a CDS encoding SDR family NAD(P)-dependent oxidoreductase, with the protein MADTRVVAITGGGTGIGAAVARRYAGEGAQVVVLGRRREPLEKVAAETGAHVIAADASVREDAEAAIAEILEKFGRLDVIVANAGGHGLSSVVDTGDEEWEIALRSNLSSAFVFCRAALPSLVESGGQVVIVSSLAGLFAGPNVAGYTVAKHALIGLTRSIARDYGPRGVRANAVCPGWVRTPMADGEMEQFAEAAGFDGGHDEGYRRVTAEVPLRRPAEPEEIASIVRFLGSAESSYITGAVLVADGGAHAVDLPTLAFERAGM; encoded by the coding sequence ATGGCAGACACGCGGGTCGTGGCGATTACCGGCGGAGGGACGGGCATTGGGGCTGCGGTTGCTCGGCGGTACGCCGGCGAAGGCGCGCAGGTCGTGGTTCTGGGCCGGCGGCGCGAGCCGCTGGAGAAGGTCGCGGCGGAGACCGGCGCGCACGTGATCGCCGCTGACGCCAGCGTCCGCGAGGACGCGGAGGCGGCGATCGCGGAGATCCTCGAGAAGTTCGGACGGCTGGACGTGATCGTCGCCAATGCCGGCGGGCACGGCCTGTCCTCGGTGGTGGACACCGGGGACGAGGAATGGGAAATCGCGCTCCGGTCCAATTTGTCCAGTGCGTTCGTGTTCTGCCGGGCCGCGTTGCCTTCGCTCGTGGAAAGCGGCGGGCAGGTCGTGATTGTTTCTTCGCTGGCCGGGTTGTTCGCCGGGCCGAATGTCGCCGGGTACACGGTGGCCAAGCACGCGCTGATCGGCCTGACCCGGTCTATCGCCCGGGATTACGGGCCGCGCGGGGTCCGGGCCAACGCGGTGTGCCCGGGCTGGGTGCGGACGCCGATGGCGGACGGCGAAATGGAGCAGTTCGCCGAGGCGGCCGGGTTCGATGGCGGGCACGACGAGGGGTACCGGCGCGTGACCGCCGAGGTCCCGTTGCGCCGTCCGGCCGAGCCGGAGGAAATCGCGTCCATCGTGCGGTTCCTGGGATCGGCGGAGTCCTCGTATATCACCGGCGCAGTGCTGGTGGCGGACGGCGGGGCGCACGCGGTCGACTTGCCCACTTTGGCCTTTGAGCGCGCGGGAATGTAG
- a CDS encoding SDR family NAD(P)-dependent oxidoreductase, with amino-acid sequence MRLDLAGKAVLITGAASGIGLACARAFLEEGARVGVVDRVRPPSLPGDVVAARADITDEGQVAAAVQLVAEQFGGIDVVVGCAGISGPVGRPLAETSAADFAAVLSVNVLGQFLVAKHARPWLGDGSSIVFLASDSAFVCAPGMVPYCASKGAVVSLTRALSVEFDGVRVNCVCPSVVDTPMARGDLGDLLDEPGFPVQAADEVAQQVLYLASARARTVNGQALLADFGVSARSGFPA; translated from the coding sequence ATGCGACTCGACCTCGCCGGCAAGGCCGTGCTGATCACCGGCGCCGCCTCCGGGATCGGACTGGCCTGCGCGCGGGCGTTCCTGGAGGAGGGCGCGCGGGTCGGGGTCGTCGACCGGGTCCGGCCGCCGTCGCTTCCCGGCGACGTCGTCGCGGCGCGGGCGGACATCACCGACGAAGGACAGGTCGCCGCGGCAGTGCAGCTCGTGGCGGAGCAGTTCGGCGGGATTGACGTGGTAGTCGGCTGCGCTGGGATATCAGGACCGGTCGGACGGCCGCTCGCCGAGACCAGCGCGGCGGACTTCGCCGCGGTCCTGTCGGTGAACGTGCTGGGGCAGTTCCTGGTCGCGAAGCACGCTCGGCCGTGGCTCGGAGACGGGAGTTCCATCGTCTTCCTGGCCAGCGATTCGGCCTTCGTGTGCGCGCCGGGGATGGTGCCCTACTGCGCGTCGAAGGGCGCGGTGGTGTCGTTGACGCGGGCGCTGTCGGTCGAGTTCGACGGCGTCCGGGTCAACTGCGTGTGCCCGTCGGTGGTCGATACGCCGATGGCGCGCGGGGATTTGGGGGACCTGCTGGACGAACCGGGGTTCCCGGTGCAGGCGGCCGACGAGGTCGCCCAGCAGGTGCTGTATCTGGCTTCCGCGCGGGCGCGGACGGTGAACGGGCAGGCCTTGCTCGCCGATTTCGGCGTATCGGCTCGGTCTGGGTTTCCTGCTTGA
- a CDS encoding primary-amine oxidase — MSNAHAHPLDPLTAEELAAGRAVLEAQGLITETTRFPQVLPVEPDKAAVLAGAATDRRIQFTLLDTATGESADAVVSVTAGELVSHEKCGEGQPPYLFEEYDLAEAITKASPEWQAAMRRRGLGDRIEHAFCAPLAPGYFGREDETGRVIRSLTFLREDSTDSPWAHPVEGLVAHLNLTEQRVLRVEDEGDIPVPEDSGRYGHHPARTTLKPIEITQPEGPSFQVDGALVTWEGWQLRVGFNAREGLTLHQLTFQDRSVLYRASVPEMVVPYGDTSIGRFWISYFDAGEYLLGKNGNSLRLGCDCLGVIHYFDAFLADDHGQPVRVPNAICMHEEDYGILWKHTDLEGKAEVRRSRRLVLSSISTIGNYDYGFFWYLYLDGTIECEAKATGIVFSGAGEPGSAHPHASEIAPGLFAPVHQHLFCARLDFAVDGQRNSVYEVDAVGIPVGDENPYGNAFTWKATELRTEQEAKRHANPATARVWEVRSTEHTNRLGAPTAYQLVPRPSATLMAQPESTVYQRATFATNHLWVTPYAPDERFPAGDRPNAHPGGAGLPAWTAADRSVSDTDVVLWHVFGPTHIPRPEDWPVMPVDYSGFMVRPYGFCDRNPALDLPSAAHGHCEH, encoded by the coding sequence ATGAGCAACGCACACGCCCACCCCCTTGACCCGCTGACCGCCGAGGAGCTGGCCGCCGGCCGGGCCGTGCTGGAGGCACAGGGGCTGATCACCGAGACGACCCGGTTTCCGCAGGTCCTCCCGGTGGAGCCGGACAAGGCCGCCGTGCTGGCCGGCGCCGCGACCGACCGCCGGATCCAGTTCACCCTGCTCGACACCGCGACCGGCGAATCGGCCGACGCGGTCGTCTCGGTGACCGCCGGGGAACTGGTCAGCCACGAGAAGTGCGGCGAGGGGCAGCCCCCGTATCTCTTCGAGGAGTACGACCTGGCCGAGGCCATCACGAAGGCCTCCCCGGAATGGCAGGCGGCCATGCGGCGCCGCGGTCTCGGCGACCGCATCGAGCACGCGTTCTGCGCCCCGCTCGCCCCCGGCTACTTCGGCCGCGAGGACGAGACCGGCCGGGTGATCCGTTCGCTCACCTTCCTGCGCGAGGACAGCACCGACAGCCCGTGGGCGCATCCGGTCGAAGGCCTGGTCGCGCACCTCAACCTCACCGAACAGCGCGTGCTCCGGGTCGAGGACGAGGGCGACATCCCGGTCCCGGAGGACTCCGGCCGCTACGGCCACCACCCCGCGCGCACGACGCTCAAGCCCATCGAGATCACCCAGCCGGAAGGCCCGAGCTTCCAGGTCGACGGTGCGCTGGTGACCTGGGAGGGCTGGCAGCTGCGCGTCGGGTTCAACGCGCGCGAGGGCCTGACCCTGCACCAGCTGACCTTCCAGGACCGCTCGGTGCTGTATCGCGCGTCGGTGCCTGAGATGGTCGTTCCCTACGGTGACACGTCAATCGGCCGGTTCTGGATCAGCTACTTCGACGCCGGGGAATACCTGCTCGGCAAGAACGGGAACAGCCTGCGTCTCGGCTGCGACTGCCTGGGCGTGATCCACTACTTCGACGCCTTCCTCGCCGACGACCACGGCCAGCCGGTGCGCGTGCCGAACGCGATCTGCATGCACGAGGAGGACTACGGGATCCTGTGGAAGCACACGGATCTCGAGGGCAAGGCCGAGGTCCGCCGTTCCCGCCGGCTGGTGCTCTCGTCGATCTCCACCATCGGCAACTACGACTACGGGTTCTTCTGGTATCTCTACCTCGACGGCACCATCGAATGCGAAGCCAAGGCGACCGGCATCGTCTTCTCCGGCGCGGGCGAACCCGGGTCCGCCCATCCGCACGCGTCCGAGATCGCGCCCGGCCTGTTCGCGCCGGTGCACCAGCACCTGTTCTGCGCCCGGCTCGACTTCGCCGTCGACGGCCAGCGCAACTCGGTATACGAGGTGGATGCTGTTGGCATCCCAGTCGGCGACGAGAACCCGTATGGCAACGCCTTCACCTGGAAGGCCACGGAACTGCGCACCGAACAGGAAGCGAAACGGCACGCGAACCCGGCGACCGCGCGGGTGTGGGAGGTCCGCAGCACCGAGCACACCAACCGGCTCGGCGCGCCGACCGCGTACCAGCTGGTGCCGCGGCCGTCGGCAACCCTGATGGCGCAACCGGAATCGACGGTGTACCAGCGCGCGACCTTCGCCACGAACCACCTGTGGGTCACGCCGTACGCACCCGACGAACGCTTCCCGGCCGGCGACCGTCCCAACGCGCATCCGGGCGGGGCCGGCCTGCCCGCGTGGACGGCGGCCGACCGCTCCGTCAGCGACACCGACGTCGTGCTGTGGCACGTCTTCGGCCCGACGCACATCCCGCGTCCGGAGGACTGGCCGGTCATGCCGGTCGACTATTCCGGATTCATGGTGCGCCCCTACGGGTTCTGCGACCGGAACCCGGCTCTCGACCTGCCCTCGGCCGCCCACGGTCACTGCGAACACTGA
- a CDS encoding MoaF C-terminal domain-containing protein: protein MPATNLSDTSTWLPLDGLAPGFDANKAATVDDLDNQSFNLDCADGGTFSISFTSGRASWNEDGATGETASETFLVDAGLFYVQFHPGAETAYSLLLDVRQGRALIVTSTIGDGLPRVTQHFRPATIQGREAHGEEIAPSTALIGRHVQWVYSEEHAYEHVYLTPHWYTWQCLSGPERGLADTDENSVYQIRPGVYVFSWREKVIPCASVTVADHRNVRELRSHGSLFGLAEDGKTPTHFTFGAYGRLLSNTVYSPDYDPAGQ, encoded by the coding sequence ATGCCCGCGACCAATCTGTCCGACACCTCGACCTGGCTCCCGCTCGACGGTCTCGCCCCCGGTTTCGACGCCAACAAAGCGGCCACTGTGGACGATCTCGACAACCAGTCGTTCAATTTGGACTGTGCCGACGGCGGCACGTTCTCGATCAGCTTCACCAGCGGGCGCGCGTCGTGGAACGAGGACGGCGCCACCGGCGAGACCGCTTCCGAGACGTTTCTGGTGGACGCCGGACTGTTCTACGTGCAGTTCCACCCCGGTGCGGAAACCGCGTACAGCCTGCTGCTGGACGTGCGCCAGGGCCGCGCGCTGATCGTCACGAGCACGATCGGCGACGGACTTCCCCGCGTGACGCAACACTTCCGTCCCGCGACCATCCAGGGCCGCGAGGCGCACGGCGAGGAAATCGCGCCCAGCACGGCGTTGATCGGCCGTCACGTGCAATGGGTTTACAGCGAAGAGCACGCGTACGAGCACGTTTACCTCACCCCGCACTGGTACACCTGGCAGTGCCTTTCCGGCCCGGAGCGGGGCCTCGCCGACACCGACGAGAACTCCGTCTACCAGATCCGACCCGGGGTCTACGTGTTCTCCTGGCGCGAGAAGGTCATCCCGTGCGCGTCGGTGACCGTGGCCGACCACCGGAACGTGCGGGAGCTGCGTTCGCACGGTTCGCTGTTCGGGCTCGCTGAGGACGGCAAGACGCCGACGCACTTCACCTTCGGCGCGTACGGCCGTTTGCTCAGCAACACCGTTTATTCGCCGGACTACGACCCCGCTGGACAGTGA